From a single Brassica oleracea var. oleracea cultivar TO1000 chromosome C5, BOL, whole genome shotgun sequence genomic region:
- the LOC106292471 gene encoding myelin transcription factor 1-like, whose translation MATVENEQVIAPAAENVEVPTKTVEEPEVTEQPEEVVATTESAPAPAAVTEEESEAPVVETSKDVVVEEAEEKEEEAEKETEEPKVEEEEEKTETPAVVEELKEEEKEEETETPAVVEEEEKKTEAEEVVAAEEVAAEKAEE comes from the exons ATGGCCACTGTTGAG AATGAACAAGTGATTGCTCCAGCAGCAGAGAACGTTGAGGTGCCAACAAAGACGGTGGAGGAGCCAGAAGTGACGGAACAGCCGGAAGAAGTCGTCGCCACGACAGAGTCTGCTCCTGCTCCAGCCGCCGTAACAGAAGAAGAATCTGAAGCACCAGTGGTAGAAACGAGCAAAGATGTGGTTGTGGAAGAGGCAGAGGAAAAAGAAGAAGAAGCAGAGAAAGAAACGGAGGAGCCAAAGGTAGAAGAGGAAGAAGAGAAGACAGAAACTCCAGCGGTTGTGGAGGAGCTAAAGGAAGAAGAGAAAGAGGAGGAGACTGAAACTCCAGCTGTTGTGGAGGAGGAGGAGAAGAAGACCGAAGCAGAGGAAGTCGTGGCTGCTGAGGAAGTCGCCGCCGAGAAGGCCGAAGAGTAA